A window of Campylobacter lari subsp. lari contains these coding sequences:
- a CDS encoding HsdM family class I SAM-dependent methyltransferase — MASRNAIINTIGEKYLSSNVENGEFSYQKAFNIINKKFDELKIKRQKNKTYYTNVDLRFVDIESKITILVETKQDFTKDIDSAKEQLQAYVSYEKKLTNHLIIGILANTTDDRIKVYKNEINSNNLLNNELTLKTFKEYIDLLKPQTTNNREEVMKNTYKLNEILHQYGIKEKLRGQFVGTCLLAIKNNLRYDNLSTKQIIASIKEILEQLLNNNPNKSEKLTILDKKILEQQDIRQLQDNVFREIISFIHKNIYPFINEKSTQGQDLLNLFFTTFNKYVGKDDKNQAFTPDHIVSFMCKAIGINNKSKVLDPCCGSGSFLVRALTDAIDDCKTLEEKEGVKEKNIYGIEREEVAFGLATTNMLIHGDGNSNIYQESCFNMLDKFEEWGIDKVLMNPPYNAQKSVCPNSYTDNWGTSKEDPSKGFYFVYEIAKNVKKGKLAVLLPLQCAIGSSSSIKKYKELMLQEHHLEAVFTLPSDIFHPGASACACCMIFNLGIKHDKALIKETFFGYFKDDGFIKKKYLGRVEKNNGIWKEKEKLWLELFAKKQEVSGLSVLRKVTADDEWLAEAYMETDYSTLTQDDFEKTIRNFLAYKITIRDNNE, encoded by the coding sequence ATGGCTTCTCGTAATGCAATTATCAATACAATAGGCGAAAAATATCTTAGCAGTAATGTTGAAAATGGAGAATTTAGCTACCAAAAAGCATTCAATATTATTAATAAAAAATTTGATGAATTAAAAATAAAAAGACAAAAAAATAAAACTTATTACACAAATGTTGATTTAAGGTTTGTTGATATTGAGTCAAAAATAACAATTTTAGTTGAAACTAAACAAGATTTCACAAAAGATATTGATAGTGCAAAAGAGCAACTACAAGCTTATGTTAGCTATGAAAAAAAACTAACAAATCATTTAATTATCGGTATATTAGCAAACACAACCGATGATAGAATTAAAGTTTACAAAAACGAAATTAATAGCAACAATCTATTAAACAACGAATTAACACTTAAAACCTTTAAAGAGTATATAGATTTATTAAAACCACAAACAACCAATAACCGTGAAGAAGTAATGAAAAACACTTATAAGTTAAATGAAATATTACATCAATATGGAATAAAAGAGAAGTTACGTGGTCAATTTGTAGGAACATGTCTTTTAGCCATAAAAAATAATTTAAGATATGATAATTTAAGTACAAAACAAATTATTGCCAGTATTAAAGAAATATTAGAGCAATTGCTTAATAATAATCCTAATAAATCAGAAAAACTAACTATACTTGATAAAAAAATATTAGAACAACAAGACATTAGACAATTACAAGATAATGTTTTTAGAGAAATCATATCTTTTATTCATAAAAATATATACCCATTTATTAATGAAAAATCCACACAAGGACAAGATTTACTCAATCTTTTCTTTACAACTTTCAATAAATATGTAGGAAAAGATGACAAAAACCAAGCTTTTACACCAGACCACATCGTTTCATTTATGTGTAAAGCAATAGGAATAAATAACAAAAGTAAAGTTCTAGATCCTTGCTGTGGAAGCGGATCTTTTTTAGTTCGAGCGTTAACAGATGCTATAGATGATTGCAAAACTTTAGAAGAAAAAGAAGGTGTTAAAGAAAAGAATATTTATGGTATTGAACGAGAAGAAGTAGCCTTTGGATTAGCAACTACAAATATGCTAATACACGGTGATGGCAATTCCAATATTTACCAAGAAAGCTGTTTTAACATGCTAGATAAATTTGAAGAATGGGGTATTGATAAAGTATTAATGAATCCGCCTTATAATGCTCAAAAATCAGTTTGTCCTAATAGCTACACCGATAACTGGGGGACATCAAAAGAAGATCCTTCAAAAGGTTTTTATTTTGTCTATGAAATAGCAAAAAATGTTAAAAAAGGCAAACTGGCTGTATTATTACCTTTACAATGCGCCATCGGATCATCTAGTAGTATAAAAAAATACAAAGAACTTATGCTACAAGAACATCATTTAGAAGCTGTTTTCACTTTACCTTCTGATATATTTCACCCAGGGGCAAGCGCTTGCGCATGTTGCATGATATTCAATCTAGGTATTAAACATGACAAAGCTTTAATAAAAGAAACTTTCTTTGGTTATTTCAAAGATGATGGTTTTATTAAAAAGAAATATCTAGGTAGAGTTGAGAAAAATAATGGCATATGGAAAGAAAAAGAAAAATTATGGCTTGAATTGTTTGCCAAAAAACAAGAGGTAAGCGGGCTAAGTGTTCTTAGAAAAGTAACTGCTGATGATGAATGGCTAGCAGAAGCTTATATGGAAACAGATTATTCAACTTTAACACAAGATGATTTTGAAAAGACAATTAGAAATTTCTTAGCTTATAAAATAACAATAAGAGATAATAATGAGTAG
- a CDS encoding thiol:disulfide interchange protein DsbA/DsbL, which translates to MQINQKIHKLIIFLAFVFAINAQALSEGKEYIALKTPIPNAQNSLIEIFSYRCIHCYTHHQFHTLAKVKEALPNLKYDLFSVSSMSEYGGALNEMFALASFKEKALGLDVTSEKSLTYKLADVYFISHFEQKLNLNDLDLFYKIGLNVIGASKEELQKFLQTKEARELLAAYDMANEISRNYGTPAFVVNGKYQINPEYITSLEELIRIVKELSVK; encoded by the coding sequence ATGCAAATAAATCAAAAAATTCATAAACTTATAATCTTTTTAGCCTTTGTGTTTGCTATAAATGCACAAGCTCTTAGTGAGGGAAAAGAATACATTGCTTTAAAAACACCTATCCCAAATGCACAAAATTCTTTGATAGAAATTTTTTCTTATCGTTGCATTCATTGTTACACCCATCATCAATTTCACACTTTAGCAAAGGTTAAAGAGGCTTTGCCAAATTTAAAATATGATCTTTTTTCGGTAAGTTCTATGAGTGAGTATGGTGGGGCTTTAAATGAGATGTTTGCTTTAGCTTCTTTTAAAGAAAAAGCTTTAGGTTTAGATGTTACTAGTGAAAAAAGTCTTACCTATAAGCTTGCTGATGTGTATTTTATAAGTCATTTTGAACAAAAGTTAAATTTAAATGATCTTGATTTATTTTACAAAATAGGTTTAAATGTTATTGGTGCTAGCAAAGAAGAATTGCAAAAATTTTTACAAACTAAAGAAGCCAGAGAACTTTTAGCTGCTTATGATATGGCTAATGAAATTTCAAGAAATTATGGCACACCTGCTTTTGTAGTAAATGGTAAATATCAAATCAACCCTGAATACATTACTTCTTTAGAAGAACTAATCCGTATAGTTAAAGAACTTTCAGTTAAATAA
- a CDS encoding aryl-sulfate sulfotransferase: protein MKIKKIISLSLLASVVLAPNLALAVGGASGAKIDYQVQGQIGAIKLNPYGLSPLSAVIVDGGYELSDVSVTIVPKPNGQTISYKVSPNKIKTYGGIPIFGLYPSYFNTVKVSYTKSAFGKSEKVVDEVYKIATGGVNIEPSGSLMQRGVPFEKVEVLKVDKEFEDRLYLVNNTPGKYSAKSSQTIWNNPSGGALEWDEASSVFIIDTKGEIRWYLDNDKLMDKNNIYNRGIMMGFRQNPDGALSFGFGQRYVKYDLMGREIFNRLLPSSYIDFSHSMSQMPNGNYLLRVALASVKRPDGKNVRSVRDVIVEVDKNGNVVDEWRLFEILDPYRANIIKVLDQGAVCLNVDVSKAGKTLSNEELAKMDTSDVFGDIAGTGVGRNWAHVNSIDYDESDDSIIISSRHQSAIVKIGRDKKVKWILGAHKGWGEKYKKALLQPINKNGKNIICEDDYSKCPGYKNKEGGFDFTWTQHTAFRISEKSNKRYIYITAFDNGDARAITQPAFASMKYSRAVIYKIDQKNKTVEQIWEYGKQRGNEWFSPITSLTEYYKDKNSIMVYSASAGMAFDLSKGIAIGEPKPEIDEFKWGAKEPSVQIRFSGASTGYQAMPIDLEKAFK from the coding sequence ATGAAAATTAAAAAAATCATCAGCTTAAGTTTGCTAGCTAGCGTTGTTTTGGCACCAAATTTAGCTTTGGCTGTAGGTGGAGCAAGTGGGGCTAAGATAGACTATCAAGTACAAGGGCAAATTGGAGCTATAAAGCTTAATCCTTATGGCCTATCTCCGCTTAGTGCTGTGATTGTAGATGGAGGGTATGAGTTAAGCGATGTAAGTGTGACTATAGTTCCAAAGCCAAATGGACAAACCATATCTTATAAGGTAAGCCCTAATAAAATTAAAACTTATGGAGGAATTCCTATTTTTGGGCTTTATCCATCATATTTTAATACAGTAAAGGTAAGTTACACTAAAAGTGCTTTTGGAAAAAGTGAAAAAGTGGTAGATGAGGTATATAAAATAGCAACAGGCGGGGTAAATATAGAGCCAAGTGGAAGTCTTATGCAAAGAGGCGTGCCTTTTGAGAAAGTGGAAGTGCTTAAAGTAGATAAAGAATTTGAAGATAGATTATATCTAGTAAATAATACTCCAGGAAAATACAGCGCAAAAAGCTCTCAAACTATATGGAATAATCCAAGTGGTGGTGCTTTAGAATGGGATGAGGCTTCTAGTGTTTTTATTATCGACACAAAGGGTGAAATTCGTTGGTATTTAGATAATGATAAGCTAATGGATAAAAACAATATTTATAATCGTGGCATTATGATGGGCTTTAGGCAAAACCCAGATGGGGCGTTAAGCTTTGGGTTTGGTCAAAGATATGTAAAATATGATTTAATGGGTAGAGAAATTTTTAACCGCCTTTTACCTTCTTCTTATATAGATTTTTCTCATTCTATGAGCCAAATGCCAAATGGAAATTATCTTTTAAGAGTGGCTCTGGCTAGTGTTAAGCGTCCTGATGGTAAAAATGTGCGCTCGGTGCGTGATGTGATAGTAGAGGTTGATAAAAATGGCAATGTAGTAGATGAGTGGAGACTTTTTGAAATTTTAGATCCATATAGAGCTAATATAATCAAAGTTTTAGATCAAGGTGCGGTTTGTTTGAATGTAGATGTTTCAAAAGCGGGTAAGACTTTAAGCAATGAAGAATTAGCTAAAATGGATACAAGTGATGTATTTGGAGATATAGCAGGCACTGGAGTAGGGCGTAATTGGGCTCATGTAAATAGCATAGATTATGATGAGAGTGATGATAGCATTATCATTTCAAGTCGTCATCAAAGTGCTATTGTAAAAATAGGACGCGATAAAAAAGTAAAATGGATACTAGGAGCGCATAAGGGCTGGGGAGAAAAATATAAAAAAGCACTTTTGCAACCTATTAATAAAAATGGCAAAAATATCATTTGTGAAGATGATTATAGTAAATGTCCTGGTTATAAAAATAAGGAAGGTGGTTTTGATTTTACATGGACACAGCATACTGCTTTTAGAATAAGTGAAAAGTCTAATAAAAGATATATTTACATTACAGCTTTTGATAATGGTGATGCAAGAGCTATAACACAACCTGCTTTTGCTTCGATGAAATATTCAAGAGCAGTTATATATAAAATAGATCAAAAAAATAAAACCGTAGAGCAAATTTGGGAGTATGGTAAACAAAGAGGTAATGAATGGTTTTCGCCTATTACTTCTTTAACTGAGTATTATAAAGATAAAAATTCGATTATGGTTTATAGTGCTAGTGCTGGAATGGCTTTTGATTTAAGTAAGGGTATTGCTATAGGAGAACCAAAACCTGAAATAGATGAGTTTAAATGGGGAGCTAAAGAGCCTTCGGTGCAAATTCGCTTTAGCGGAGCAAGCACTGGTTATCAGGCTATGCCTATTGATTTAGAGAAAGCATTTAAATAA
- a CDS encoding M20/M25/M40 family metallo-hydrolase codes for MQEIIQNFKQITQIPHCSFHTEELKNFLIDFAKSQNCQVNIDEAGNIHAYKGKPKICLQSHYDMVCMGEAPNIQMYEDNGYLKAKNSSLGADNGIGVSLMMQALKEFENIECLFTNNEEVGLCGANNLTHTLISNKLLNLDHESDDEVVIGCAGGVDIFANLNLEIGEKEEDCYEIEAINFKGGHSGIDIVKNIKSSIKEASHFITQNQGELCEFNAGERINSIPKHAKIVAFFKNSPKENNHFKIKYLGKIKRTYYKNSQIILNLINAFAQGVRTFNYQLNLVQTSINLSLAYEKEGKFHFELFARSNDLQELKNIEFETLTYFKMQNCEVSSANFYPPWANKDTNFGEEILSYFKKENPNAKLYTIHAGLECGIISEKQPLECCSIGPNIHSPHSTDEKCEIASIEKISKILFAILKNYQ; via the coding sequence ATGCAAGAAATTATACAAAATTTTAAACAAATTACTCAAATACCTCATTGTAGTTTCCATACCGAAGAATTAAAAAATTTTCTTATTGATTTTGCTAAAAGTCAAAACTGCCAAGTAAATATTGATGAAGCAGGTAATATCCATGCATATAAAGGAAAACCTAAAATTTGTTTACAAAGTCATTATGATATGGTTTGCATGGGAGAGGCTCCAAATATACAAATGTATGAAGACAATGGATATTTAAAGGCTAAAAATTCAAGTTTGGGTGCAGATAATGGCATAGGTGTATCATTAATGATGCAAGCTTTAAAAGAATTTGAAAATATCGAATGTCTTTTTACTAACAATGAAGAAGTTGGACTTTGTGGAGCAAATAATCTTACACATACTTTGATTTCAAACAAGCTATTAAATTTAGACCATGAGAGCGATGATGAAGTTGTTATAGGTTGTGCTGGCGGGGTAGATATTTTTGCTAATTTAAATTTAGAGATAGGTGAAAAGGAAGAAGATTGTTATGAAATAGAAGCAATTAATTTTAAAGGTGGGCATTCAGGGATTGATATTGTTAAAAATATTAAATCTTCTATTAAAGAAGCAAGTCATTTTATCACTCAAAACCAAGGTGAACTTTGCGAGTTTAACGCAGGTGAGAGAATCAACTCTATACCAAAACATGCTAAAATCGTAGCATTTTTTAAAAATTCTCCAAAGGAAAATAATCATTTTAAAATAAAATATCTAGGTAAAATCAAAAGAACATATTATAAAAATTCTCAAATCATTTTAAATCTTATCAATGCTTTTGCGCAAGGTGTTAGAACTTTTAATTATCAACTCAATTTAGTCCAAACAAGTATCAATCTTTCGTTAGCTTATGAAAAAGAAGGTAAATTTCATTTTGAACTTTTTGCAAGATCGAATGATTTACAAGAGCTTAAAAATATAGAATTTGAAACCTTAACTTATTTTAAAATGCAAAATTGTGAAGTTTCAAGTGCAAATTTTTATCCACCTTGGGCTAATAAAGATACTAATTTTGGAGAAGAAATTCTAAGTTATTTTAAAAAAGAAAACCCAAATGCCAAGCTTTACACCATACATGCTGGTTTAGAATGCGGCATTATAAGCGAAAAGCAACCACTAGAATGTTGCTCCATAGGTCCAAACATCCATAGCCCTCACTCAACAGATGAAAAATGCGAAATAGCTTCTATTGAAAAAATCAGCAAAATTCTTTTTGCTATCTTAAAAAATTACCAATAA
- a CDS encoding thermonuclease family protein, with translation MKISKKQIKLLIALLKDPRKFLITLFLFTFAYILNYDSGSYINAKVSRVVDGDTIEAKFEDEELKIRLFGIDAPESDQAYGKMAAQFLNAIVLNKEVVLNVKDEDKYGRILAIVYLNDKDINQVMVKNGFAWAYEHYSDLYVNEQNYAKENKKGLWVDENPIEPYKWRKQIRLK, from the coding sequence ATGAAAATTTCTAAAAAGCAAATTAAACTATTAATAGCTTTACTAAAAGATCCAAGGAAATTTTTAATTACACTTTTTCTATTTACTTTTGCTTATATTTTAAATTATGATAGTGGTTCGTATATTAATGCCAAAGTAAGTCGTGTGGTAGATGGAGATACAATTGAGGCTAAATTTGAAGATGAAGAACTTAAAATTAGACTTTTTGGTATAGACGCGCCTGAAAGTGATCAAGCTTATGGAAAGATGGCAGCGCAATTTTTAAATGCAATTGTGTTGAATAAAGAAGTAGTTTTGAATGTAAAAGATGAGGATAAATATGGTAGAATTTTGGCCATTGTGTATTTAAATGACAAAGATATCAATCAAGTTATGGTTAAAAATGGCTTTGCTTGGGCTTATGAGCATTATAGTGATTTATATGTAAATGAGCAAAATTATGCCAAAGAAAATAAAAAAGGCTTATGGGTAGATGAAAATCCTATAGAACCTTATAAATGGCGTAAGCAAATAAGATTAAAATAG
- the cmoB gene encoding tRNA 5-methoxyuridine(34)/uridine 5-oxyacetic acid(34) synthase CmoB: MQDNALLKQALKHPLYEKIQKLNLKAQNSNYTIDDSFNIFCDEKLDEEIKNIALELKPWRKGPFKINKLFIDTEWQSFIKFNILKPYMQEIKGKVVADIGCNNGYYMFKMLEFNPSKLIGFDPSIKYFLQFFLLNSLAKTPIQYELLGVADVPNYGIKFDVIFCLGVIYHRSDPIAMLKQLKQSLNKDGVVFLDTMYIEDEREIALIPQKTYSKIPNIFFIPSILGLRNWCYRAGFSEFEVITTRQTDFEEQRKTQWIDSYSLDQFLDKNDSNLTCEGYEAPKRVYVKLKV; the protein is encoded by the coding sequence ATGCAAGATAATGCTTTGTTAAAGCAAGCCTTAAAACATCCATTATATGAAAAAATTCAAAAATTAAATTTAAAAGCTCAAAACTCAAACTACACTATAGATGATAGTTTTAATATTTTTTGCGATGAAAAGCTAGATGAAGAAATTAAAAATATAGCTTTAGAATTAAAACCATGGCGTAAAGGTCCTTTTAAAATAAATAAACTTTTTATAGATACAGAATGGCAAAGTTTTATTAAATTTAACATATTAAAGCCTTATATGCAAGAAATCAAAGGTAAAGTGGTTGCGGATATTGGCTGCAATAATGGTTATTATATGTTTAAAATGCTTGAATTTAACCCTTCAAAACTCATAGGTTTTGATCCTTCTATTAAATATTTTTTACAGTTTTTCCTTTTAAACTCTTTAGCAAAAACTCCTATACAGTATGAGCTTTTAGGCGTAGCTGATGTACCAAATTATGGTATAAAATTTGATGTTATTTTTTGCCTTGGTGTAATTTATCATCGTAGTGATCCTATAGCCATGCTAAAACAACTCAAGCAATCTTTAAATAAAGATGGTGTAGTTTTTTTAGACACTATGTATATAGAAGATGAAAGAGAAATTGCACTTATTCCTCAAAAAACTTATTCAAAAATACCAAATATTTTTTTCATTCCGTCGATATTGGGTTTAAGAAATTGGTGTTATAGAGCTGGATTTAGTGAATTTGAAGTTATAACAACTAGACAAACTGATTTTGAAGAACAAAGAAAAACACAATGGATTGATTCTTATTCTTTAGATCAATTTTTAGATAAAAATGACTCAAATTTAACTTGCGAGGGCTATGAAGCACCAAAAAGAGTTTATGTTAAATTAAAGGTGTAA
- a CDS encoding flagellin, translating into MKIGDIGTTQQNHYLNQAQKSQEKALENIAAIRAIDGTDGANLAIADSLRSQYSTIDQGILNAYDSVGVLQIADSTLNNISATADRLNELSVRSNSAALNDRQKSMLNTEANRLVSSINDAFSNATYNGKNVFQSMDFVVGAGVENINLNQPSTANLSLENQDGIRNFQDQVGSLRADIGAGINAIHSNINSSLQTSINTKEAESKLQNNDLAQNVNDFNANYLKENAYLFANAHSNVMLQTKLASLLQ; encoded by the coding sequence ATGAAAATAGGCGATATAGGAACAACCCAACAAAACCATTACTTAAATCAAGCTCAAAAAAGCCAAGAAAAAGCTTTAGAAAATATAGCTGCAATACGCGCTATAGATGGAACCGATGGAGCAAATTTAGCTATAGCTGATTCTTTAAGAAGTCAGTATAGCACTATAGACCAAGGCATTTTAAATGCTTATGATTCAGTAGGTGTTTTACAAATTGCTGATTCAACTTTAAATAATATTTCAGCAACTGCTGATAGATTAAATGAATTATCAGTGCGCTCAAATAGCGCTGCATTAAATGATAGACAAAAAAGCATGCTAAATACTGAAGCAAATAGACTTGTAAGCTCAATCAATGATGCTTTTTCAAATGCAACCTATAATGGTAAAAATGTTTTTCAAAGCATGGATTTTGTTGTTGGAGCAGGAGTTGAAAATATCAATTTAAATCAACCAAGCACAGCAAATTTAAGCCTTGAAAACCAAGATGGAATTCGCAATTTTCAAGATCAAGTAGGTTCTTTACGCGCAGATATTGGCGCTGGGATTAATGCTATCCATTCTAATATCAACTCATCTTTGCAAACTAGCATTAACACCAAAGAAGCTGAAAGCAAATTGCAAAATAATGATTTAGCGCAAAATGTAAATGATTTTAATGCAAATTATCTAAAAGAAAATGCGTATTTATTTGCAAATGCCCATTCTAATGTAATGCTACAAACTAAATTAGCAAGCCTACTTCAATAA
- a CDS encoding DUF4149 domain-containing protein: MKSIYLFLLASLIGIEISIGVFLAPTIFYPAKFIGEGVLTHFQSGLLMTNIFVQFGYVLLGVSVLSILVEIFSFKNKNLTFKINFSKFMLSLIILALSLLFVFYFTAYVLEAQSLGEEATKTQEFIKIHGASEVVMKIIMLSQVILFFLNFKTKK; this comes from the coding sequence ATGAAATCAATATATTTATTTTTACTAGCAAGTTTAATTGGGATTGAAATTAGCATAGGAGTGTTTTTAGCTCCGACTATATTTTATCCTGCTAAATTTATAGGTGAAGGGGTTTTAACTCATTTTCAAAGCGGGCTTTTAATGACAAATATTTTTGTACAATTTGGCTATGTTTTACTAGGTGTGAGTGTTTTATCTATTTTAGTGGAAATTTTCTCATTTAAGAATAAAAATTTAACTTTTAAAATAAATTTTTCAAAATTTATGCTTTCTTTAATCATTTTGGCACTAAGTTTGCTTTTTGTATTTTACTTCACTGCTTATGTTTTAGAAGCACAAAGCTTAGGAGAAGAAGCAACTAAGACTCAAGAATTTATAAAAATTCATGGTGCAAGTGAAGTTGTGATGAAGATTATCATGTTATCACAAGTAATTTTATTTTTTTTAAATTTTAAAACAAAAAAATGA
- a CDS encoding HemK/PrmC family methyltransferase, which yields MSIKEALKQAYAKDRTHKEYILFILCELLQKDKAWIFLNPEFQIDEKNFFDYVDRFLNGEPFEYLFEKTQFYGFDFFTQKGVLIPRFDSEILLEKCLEILDHNSFNNILEIGFGSGILSISLAKLKQIFIQACDINPKALNLAKKNADFHNVSNLINFQLCDFKNMQGEFDFIFSNPPYIKNDYPLDKWVQNEPYDALFGGDKGWEILEEIIIFAKNHNTKVLACEFGYDQKVILNQILEENDFKATFYQDYNGFDRAFVAWNLKN from the coding sequence ATTTCTATCAAAGAAGCTTTAAAACAAGCTTACGCAAAAGATCGCACTCATAAAGAATATATACTTTTTATTCTTTGTGAGCTTTTGCAAAAAGATAAGGCTTGGATTTTTTTAAATCCTGAATTTCAAATTGATGAAAAAAATTTCTTTGATTATGTAGATAGATTTTTAAATGGCGAGCCTTTTGAGTATTTATTTGAAAAAACTCAATTTTATGGTTTTGATTTTTTCACACAAAAAGGGGTGTTAATACCGCGTTTTGATAGTGAAATATTACTTGAAAAATGTTTAGAAATTTTAGATCATAACTCTTTTAACAATATACTTGAAATTGGCTTTGGAAGTGGAATTTTAAGCATCTCTTTAGCAAAGTTAAAACAAATTTTTATACAAGCTTGCGATATCAATCCAAAAGCATTAAATCTTGCTAAAAAAAATGCAGATTTTCACAATGTTTCAAATTTAATCAATTTTCAACTTTGTGATTTTAAAAATATGCAAGGGGAATTTGATTTTATTTTTTCCAATCCTCCTTATATTAAAAATGATTATCCTTTAGATAAATGGGTGCAAAATGAGCCATATGATGCTTTATTTGGAGGAGATAAAGGCTGGGAAATTTTAGAAGAAATCATTATTTTTGCTAAAAATCATAACACAAAAGTCTTAGCTTGTGAATTTGGCTATGATCAAAAAGTAATTTTAAATCAAATTTTAGAAGAAAATGATTTTAAAGCTACTTTTTATCAAGATTATAATGGATTTGATAGAGCCTTTGTTGCGTGGAATTTAAAAAATTAG